One genomic window of Devosia salina includes the following:
- a CDS encoding GumC family protein — protein sequence MAYDLPATDDARIDVSALLSAIVRRIPRILVVTLGLLAITFVVLMFQPRLYESSASILVEDRSNPYVRASNEQAPSSSAGDVGVVSSQIELLKSRDTLLGVIDQLDLRSNPEFNGAASGFSPLGMIMQLAGRRTATPDSVDETVLKTLYERLDVAQERDSRVISVSVSTTDPALSAKIANAVAAAHVARRAQLSISDTVDASGWLREEIERLRVSVQEAESAVADFKVNNDLFTGQNNTSLLDQQLSSISGQITESQQRKNAALSRASLIRGLIERGQPIEGVADVQDSVVIQRLSEEKARLQGEKAQRSATLLANHPTIRALNAQIAELDNQIRIEGARVAQSLEAEAQIEADLEASLQADLARAKSSASLATRDTVSLDSLEREAKAQRDLLEAYLLRFNEASTRVDTNSALPDVRVVSVAAPSVTPASPKTSMIMIGVGVVSVILQIGAVAFGELMSGRALVPVARNVNTTDDLGAEPFDADELEPDQRWETREEDVETEPVVEAVVVPVASEVDAVDDVIEEAPASDETLEEVLSRFASVGTSPEIDAETSPSITDPALAATGAMDDADDGRDAQAEAFEAIRAIRERAPTPASGKPAPRPSGAVVRHADLVSDLVLGRTHLLLLADHDTGRASPVLAEDLIGIAIGKGLSVALVDAGTGRRTDTPGLSDLSTGDASFGDVVQKSADNGFAEVTWGQGGAINRRSSRPATLVEALGDIYEVVVVLTGQVGRNSSLDVFAELGGRIVLVADDEAEMERAESARRALEDAGLDRVEITALTDSVAA from the coding sequence ATGGCCTACGACCTGCCAGCAACTGACGATGCGCGGATTGATGTTTCCGCCTTGTTATCGGCCATCGTCCGGCGCATTCCGCGCATTCTGGTCGTGACGCTCGGGCTGCTGGCCATCACCTTCGTAGTGCTGATGTTTCAGCCGCGTCTTTATGAGTCTTCGGCCTCCATCCTCGTCGAGGATCGGTCCAATCCCTATGTCCGGGCGTCCAACGAGCAGGCGCCCAGTTCGTCCGCCGGCGATGTCGGCGTGGTCTCCAGCCAGATCGAATTGCTCAAGTCCCGCGATACGCTGCTGGGTGTCATCGACCAGCTCGACCTGCGCTCCAATCCCGAATTCAACGGCGCTGCCTCGGGTTTTTCGCCGCTGGGCATGATCATGCAATTAGCAGGGCGCCGCACGGCCACGCCCGATAGTGTCGACGAGACGGTGCTCAAGACGCTCTATGAGCGCCTGGACGTGGCGCAGGAACGTGATTCGCGCGTCATTTCGGTCAGTGTCAGCACCACCGATCCGGCGCTCTCGGCCAAGATCGCCAATGCCGTTGCCGCCGCGCATGTGGCCCGCCGTGCCCAGCTCTCCATTTCCGATACCGTCGATGCCTCGGGCTGGCTGCGCGAGGAGATCGAGCGCCTCCGCGTCTCCGTGCAGGAGGCCGAGTCGGCCGTCGCCGATTTCAAGGTCAACAATGACCTCTTCACCGGCCAGAACAACACCAGCCTGCTCGACCAGCAGCTGTCCAGTATTTCTGGCCAGATCACCGAATCGCAGCAGCGCAAGAACGCGGCCCTGTCGCGCGCCTCCCTCATTCGGGGGTTGATCGAGCGCGGCCAGCCGATCGAAGGCGTGGCCGATGTACAGGATTCGGTGGTCATCCAGCGCCTGAGCGAGGAAAAGGCGCGCCTGCAGGGTGAAAAGGCCCAGCGTTCCGCAACGCTCCTGGCCAACCACCCGACCATCCGTGCGCTCAACGCGCAGATCGCCGAACTCGACAACCAGATTCGCATCGAGGGCGCGCGCGTGGCCCAGTCGCTGGAAGCCGAGGCGCAGATCGAGGCCGATCTGGAAGCCTCGCTCCAGGCCGATCTGGCCCGCGCCAAGTCGAGCGCCTCGCTGGCCACCCGCGACACGGTCAGCCTCGATAGCCTGGAGCGCGAGGCCAAGGCCCAACGCGACCTGCTCGAAGCCTATCTCTTGCGGTTCAACGAAGCCTCGACCCGCGTCGACACCAATTCCGCTCTGCCCGACGTGCGCGTCGTCTCGGTCGCGGCCCCCTCGGTGACCCCGGCATCGCCCAAGACCTCGATGATCATGATCGGCGTGGGCGTCGTGTCGGTGATCCTGCAGATCGGGGCGGTGGCCTTTGGCGAGCTGATGTCCGGTCGCGCCCTAGTGCCGGTCGCGCGCAACGTGAACACCACCGACGACCTGGGCGCAGAGCCCTTCGATGCCGACGAGCTTGAACCCGATCAGCGCTGGGAAACGCGTGAGGAGGATGTCGAAACCGAACCCGTGGTCGAGGCCGTCGTCGTGCCGGTGGCGTCCGAGGTCGATGCGGTGGACGACGTCATTGAGGAAGCCCCGGCATCCGACGAGACCCTGGAAGAGGTGCTGTCCCGCTTTGCCTCGGTTGGAACGTCCCCCGAGATCGACGCTGAGACGAGCCCATCCATAACCGACCCGGCGCTGGCCGCGACGGGTGCAATGGATGATGCCGACGACGGGCGCGACGCGCAGGCCGAGGCATTCGAGGCGATCCGCGCAATCAGGGAGCGCGCGCCGACGCCCGCATCGGGCAAACCGGCCCCCCGTCCATCCGGCGCGGTGGTGCGCCATGCCGATCTCGTTTCCGACCTCGTGCTCGGCCGTACGCATCTCTTGCTGCTGGCAGACCACGATACGGGCCGGGCCAGCCCGGTTCTGGCCGAGGACCTGATCGGCATCGCCATCGGCAAGGGGCTGAGCGTCGCCCTGGTCGATGCCGGTACCGGCCGGCGCACCGATACGCCCGGCCTGAGCGATCTCAGCACAGGCGATGCCAGCTTTGGCGACGTGGTGCAGAAATCCGCCGACAACGGCTTTGCCGAAGTGACCTGGGGGCAGGGGGGCGCCATAAATCGCCGCTCCAGCCGTCCGGCTACCCTGGTCGAGGCGCTCGGGGACATCTACGAGGTGGTGGTGGTGCTGACCGGCCAGGTGGGCCGCAATTCAAGCCTCGATGTTTTCGCCGAGCTGGGCGGTCGCATCGTTCTGGTGGCCGATGATGAGGCCGAGATGGAACGGGCCGAGTCGGCGCGCCGGGCGCTCGAAGATGCCGGTCTCGACCGCGTCGAAATCACGGCTCTCACGGACTCGGTTGCGGCCTAG
- the rpsI gene encoding 30S ribosomal protein S9, protein MAETINSLEDLGTSAAAPVANTAPVHVQKLDSLGRAYATGKRKNAVARVWIKPGKGTLTINGREFAKYFARPVLQLIVKQPIVATDRLDQYDVNVTVAGGGLSGQAGAVRHGISKALNYFEPGLRPILKKGGFLTRDSRVVERKKYGKAKARRSFQFSKR, encoded by the coding sequence ATGGCCGAAACCATCAACTCCCTCGAAGACCTCGGCACTTCGGCTGCCGCTCCGGTCGCCAACACCGCTCCGGTCCATGTCCAGAAGCTTGACAGCCTCGGCCGCGCCTATGCCACCGGCAAGCGCAAGAACGCCGTCGCGCGCGTCTGGATCAAGCCGGGCAAGGGCACGCTGACCATCAACGGCCGCGAATTCGCCAAGTATTTCGCCCGTCCGGTTCTGCAGCTCATCGTCAAGCAGCCGATCGTCGCCACCGACCGTCTCGACCAGTACGACGTCAACGTCACCGTTGCCGGTGGTGGTCTTTCGGGTCAGGCCGGTGCTGTCCGTCACGGCATTTCGAAGGCCCTGAATTACTTCGAGCCGGGCCTGCGCCCGATCCTCAAGAAGGGTGGCTTCCTGACCCGCGACAGCCGCGTCGTCGAGCGTAAGAAGTACGGTAAGGCCAAGGCCCGCCGGTCCTTCCAGTTCTCCAAGCGCTAA
- a CDS encoding VOC family protein, with amino-acid sequence MFSHITVGSNDLVRAGQFYDAVLTPLGLRRRPVEPDGGPEALCWVGGVPYPRFYVYAPFDGQAATPGNGAMLAFIAPSRAAVDAAYAAGMAAGGRDEGAPGLRSRYAPDYYGAYLRDPDGNKVHLVHRDELLA; translated from the coding sequence ATGTTCAGTCACATTACCGTCGGCAGCAATGATCTGGTGCGGGCCGGGCAGTTCTATGACGCGGTTCTGACGCCTCTTGGCCTGCGCCGGCGTCCGGTCGAGCCCGATGGCGGACCCGAGGCCCTGTGCTGGGTCGGCGGCGTGCCCTATCCGCGATTCTATGTCTACGCCCCGTTCGATGGGCAGGCAGCCACGCCCGGCAATGGCGCGATGCTTGCCTTCATCGCCCCCTCCCGCGCAGCCGTCGACGCCGCCTACGCTGCTGGCATGGCTGCCGGTGGTCGAGATGAAGGCGCGCCCGGGCTTAGGTCCCGCTACGCGCCGGACTATTATGGCGCCTATCTCCGCGACCCGGATGGCAACAAGGTGCACCTGGTCCACCGGGACGAGCTTCTGGCCTAA
- a CDS encoding COX15/CtaA family protein, whose protein sequence is MQDAAPGQVSYASDRLRPVRIWLYGLAAFVLLIVVVGGITRLTESGLSITSWKPISGVIPPLNDAEWQAEFEAYKQIPQYSVLNSWMSLDDFKVIFFWEWFHRLIARFLGVLFIVPFVVFLFQKRLSRDLAWPLFGLFILGGFQGALGWWMVSSGLSELTSVSQYRLAAHLTAASLLFIALVYVARSLSPGRVLGRVTGFHLGTTGLLLGLVILQIGAGAFVAGLDAGMGYNTWPLMDGAIIPKGLFIMDPAWRNLFENALTVQFIHRMIAYAIVAYIGWLIWRRHKDGGFAGVHGWLPRIGVIVLLQVGLGVGTLLMSVPIGLAVGHQSLAFMLAGLTVAYLADLRRVR, encoded by the coding sequence ATGCAAGATGCCGCACCCGGCCAAGTGAGCTATGCCAGCGACAGGCTGCGTCCCGTGCGCATCTGGCTCTATGGGCTGGCCGCCTTCGTGCTGCTCATCGTCGTGGTGGGGGGTATCACGCGGCTCACCGAATCGGGGCTCTCCATCACCTCATGGAAGCCCATTTCCGGCGTTATCCCCCCGCTCAATGATGCGGAGTGGCAGGCCGAGTTCGAGGCCTACAAGCAGATCCCGCAATACTCGGTGCTCAATTCCTGGATGAGCCTGGACGATTTCAAAGTCATTTTCTTCTGGGAATGGTTCCACCGGCTGATCGCGCGTTTCCTCGGCGTGCTGTTCATCGTGCCCTTCGTGGTCTTCCTGTTCCAGAAGCGCCTGTCGCGAGACCTGGCCTGGCCGCTCTTCGGCCTCTTCATCCTGGGTGGCTTCCAGGGCGCGCTGGGCTGGTGGATGGTCTCGTCCGGGCTGTCCGAACTGACCTCGGTGTCGCAATACCGCCTGGCGGCCCACCTGACCGCCGCTTCGCTGCTGTTCATTGCCCTGGTCTATGTCGCCCGCTCCCTGTCGCCAGGAAGGGTTCTGGGGCGGGTTACCGGCTTTCACCTGGGCACCACGGGACTGCTGCTGGGCCTGGTGATCCTGCAGATCGGGGCAGGGGCCTTCGTCGCCGGTCTCGATGCCGGCATGGGCTATAACACCTGGCCACTGATGGACGGCGCGATCATACCCAAGGGGCTCTTCATCATGGACCCCGCCTGGCGCAACCTCTTCGAGAATGCGCTGACCGTGCAGTTCATCCATCGCATGATCGCCTATGCCATCGTGGCCTATATCGGCTGGCTGATCTGGCGACGCCACAAGGATGGCGGCTTTGCCGGCGTGCATGGATGGCTGCCGCGCATCGGCGTGATCGTTCTGCTGCAGGTTGGCCTGGGTGTTGGAACGCTGCTCATGAGCGTGCCGATCGGGCTGGCGGTTGGTCACCAGTCGCTTGCCTTCATGCTGGCGGGCCTCACCGTCGCCTATCTCGCCGATCTGCGGCGGGTAAGGTAA
- a CDS encoding PRC-barrel domain-containing protein: MTTAIGATVLTPVAYAQTSADYAEQQQHCEALRALSSEQSDRLRAEWVQESRSVVEAGNQERCQTYYDQANEALGPNGQQMDREAAARIVVTQPDPEVNVRQQAPLVSVTQQEPRVRVDQGQPQIIVRQAQPNVRVQIPQPIITIDQPQPEIIVRMPEPDVAVTNPKPQVEVRQQPPQVNVTQPEPQVSVQADQSQASQADQDDSNVDLQRQEPRVQVQSTGNEAQIDVQRQQPNVQYEQAEPNIQVERQGEPEIRFNQTGEPNIRFEDAGASQQVGQRGDDNAQRDMQRAREMLRQDQQMEAGQPLDYYAGDLRGLDLRNARDQQLGTIDRVILDGNRHYVVLTDGQRLGLGDQEVAIPLDTISVIDGVLILRGMSQEDINAMSGVDTQNAQALGNDDRVEIGSQ; the protein is encoded by the coding sequence ATGACGACCGCGATTGGTGCGACCGTCCTGACGCCAGTGGCCTATGCGCAGACATCGGCCGATTACGCAGAACAGCAGCAGCATTGTGAGGCGCTTCGTGCGCTCTCCAGCGAACAGAGCGACCGGCTGCGCGCCGAGTGGGTGCAGGAAAGCCGCTCCGTCGTCGAAGCGGGCAATCAGGAGCGCTGCCAGACCTATTATGATCAGGCCAATGAGGCGCTCGGCCCGAATGGACAGCAGATGGACCGCGAGGCGGCGGCCCGGATCGTCGTGACCCAGCCTGATCCGGAAGTGAACGTGCGGCAGCAGGCGCCGCTGGTTTCGGTAACCCAGCAGGAGCCGCGCGTACGGGTCGACCAGGGCCAGCCGCAGATCATCGTGCGGCAGGCGCAGCCCAATGTGCGCGTCCAGATACCGCAGCCCATCATCACCATTGATCAGCCTCAACCCGAGATCATTGTTCGCATGCCTGAGCCGGATGTGGCCGTGACCAATCCGAAGCCGCAGGTTGAGGTGCGGCAGCAGCCGCCACAGGTCAATGTGACCCAGCCCGAGCCGCAGGTGTCCGTGCAGGCAGATCAGTCACAGGCCTCGCAGGCCGACCAGGATGACAGCAATGTCGACCTGCAGCGCCAGGAGCCCCGCGTGCAGGTGCAATCGACCGGCAACGAGGCCCAGATCGACGTGCAGCGCCAGCAGCCCAACGTTCAGTATGAGCAGGCCGAGCCGAATATTCAGGTGGAGCGTCAGGGCGAACCGGAAATCAGGTTCAATCAGACTGGCGAGCCCAATATCCGTTTCGAGGATGCCGGGGCCAGTCAGCAGGTCGGACAGCGCGGCGACGACAACGCTCAGCGCGACATGCAGCGCGCCCGGGAGATGCTTCGTCAGGACCAGCAGATGGAGGCAGGACAGCCGCTCGACTATTATGCCGGTGACCTCCGCGGGCTCGATCTTAGGAACGCGCGGGACCAGCAGTTGGGCACGATCGATCGTGTCATACTGGATGGCAACAGGCATTATGTCGTGCTGACCGATGGTCAACGGCTCGGCCTCGGCGATCAGGAAGTAGCCATCCCGCTCGACACCATCTCGGTGATCGACGGTGTCCTTATCCTGCGCGGCATGAGCCAGGAAGACATCAATGCCATGTCCGGGGTCGATACCCAGAACGCCCAGGCGCTTGGCAACGATGATAGGGTCGAGATCGGTTCTCAATAG
- a CDS encoding DUF2842 domain-containing protein, whose protein sequence is MTQRNRKLIGAFLLVGSIVLWSVLATWVYLQLPEGLPGLVLIGFFIVAGMGWVLPAMPLITWMARPDR, encoded by the coding sequence ATGACCCAGCGTAACCGCAAGTTGATAGGCGCCTTCCTTCTGGTTGGCTCCATCGTTCTCTGGTCGGTGCTGGCGACCTGGGTCTATCTGCAATTGCCCGAAGGTCTGCCCGGCCTGGTGTTGATCGGTTTCTTCATCGTCGCCGGCATGGGTTGGGTCCTGCCCGCCATGCCACTGATCACCTGGATGGCGCGGCCGGACCGGTAG
- a CDS encoding glycosyltransferase family 4 protein: MGGDGFRVLQVLRAPVGGLFRHVADLTRALAAEGHSVGIVVDSLANDAQTERLLSALGSDAVLGIHRFAMPRLFGRGDLSTPFAVSALARKLDIDILHGHGAKGGFYARLAALGGSKAKVFYTPHGGVLHFPASKASGRIFHRIERQLMRKTSTIIFESAYAQKTYSALIGTPTCHSTVIHNGLRPEEFVPVPPGPDAADFVFVGELRDLKGIFPLVEALAQVTRPDGRPASLVMAGDGPDRMALEARIAQLGLTDRVMLVGSQPAREVFAMGRNAVVPSLAESLPYVVMEAAAAQLPVISTRVGGIAEIFGPTADSLIPPGDAAALAAAMTGVLADPAGASAEMQARLGHVAAEFSVTRMAGAIEALYRAAA, encoded by the coding sequence GTGGGTGGCGACGGCTTCCGTGTGTTGCAGGTCTTGCGGGCACCGGTTGGCGGGCTGTTCCGGCACGTTGCGGACCTGACCCGCGCACTGGCCGCCGAGGGCCATAGCGTTGGCATCGTCGTCGATAGCCTCGCCAATGACGCGCAAACCGAGCGGCTGCTGTCCGCACTCGGTTCCGATGCCGTGCTGGGTATCCATCGCTTTGCCATGCCGCGGCTGTTCGGACGGGGCGATCTTTCGACCCCATTCGCGGTCAGCGCGCTCGCCCGCAAGCTCGACATCGACATCCTGCACGGCCATGGCGCCAAGGGCGGGTTCTACGCCCGGCTCGCAGCATTGGGCGGCAGCAAGGCCAAGGTCTTCTACACACCGCATGGCGGCGTGTTGCATTTCCCCGCCAGCAAGGCCTCAGGGCGGATATTTCATCGCATCGAGCGCCAGCTCATGCGGAAGACATCGACGATCATCTTCGAAAGCGCTTATGCGCAGAAGACGTATTCGGCACTGATCGGCACGCCCACCTGCCACAGTACCGTCATTCACAACGGCCTGCGTCCCGAAGAATTCGTGCCCGTGCCCCCCGGCCCCGACGCGGCCGACTTCGTGTTCGTCGGCGAATTGCGCGACCTCAAGGGCATCTTTCCGCTGGTGGAGGCGCTGGCGCAGGTGACCAGGCCGGATGGCAGGCCCGCCAGCCTGGTCATGGCCGGCGACGGACCCGATCGCATGGCCCTGGAAGCACGGATCGCCCAGCTGGGACTGACAGACAGAGTGATGCTGGTCGGCTCACAGCCGGCCCGCGAGGTCTTTGCCATGGGCCGCAATGCGGTGGTGCCATCGCTCGCCGAGTCCCTGCCCTATGTCGTGATGGAAGCCGCGGCAGCGCAGCTCCCGGTGATCTCGACCCGCGTGGGCGGCATCGCAGAAATATTCGGGCCAACGGCTGACAGCCTGATCCCGCCCGGCGATGCGGCCGCGCTGGCCGCAGCGATGACTGGGGTCCTGGCCGATCCGGCGGGGGCCAGTGCGGAAATGCAGGCCCGCCTGGGACATGTGGCGGCGGAGTTCTCCGTCACGCGGATGGCCGGCGCCATCGAGGCCCTCTATCGCGCCGCCGCCTAG
- the rplM gene encoding 50S ribosomal protein L13, producing MSTYSAKPSEIEKKWVLIDAEGLVVGRLASIIASRLRGKHKPTFTPHMDMGDNIIVINADKVKLTGRKLDQHRFYWHTGFPGGIKDRTARELLEGRYPNRVLENAVRRMMPGGPLTRAQLKNLRVYAGTEHPHEAQNPTKLDVAAMNSKNVRVK from the coding sequence ATGAGCACGTACTCGGCAAAACCGAGCGAGATCGAAAAGAAGTGGGTCCTGATCGACGCCGAAGGGCTGGTCGTGGGTCGTCTGGCTTCGATCATCGCTTCGCGTCTGCGCGGCAAGCACAAGCCGACCTTCACCCCGCACATGGACATGGGTGACAACATCATCGTCATCAATGCCGACAAGGTGAAGCTGACCGGCCGCAAGCTGGACCAGCATCGCTTCTACTGGCACACCGGTTTCCCCGGTGGCATCAAGGACCGCACCGCGCGCGAGCTGCTGGAAGGCCGCTACCCGAACCGCGTCCTCGAAAACGCCGTTCGCCGCATGATGCCCGGCGGTCCGCTGACCCGCGCCCAGCTCAAGAACCTGCGCGTCTATGCAGGCACCGAGCATCCCCATGAAGCGCAGAACCCGACCAAGCTCGACGTCGCTGCGATGAACTCCAAGAACGTGCGGGTGAAGTAA
- a CDS encoding polysaccharide biosynthesis/export family protein, producing the protein MRWLALITVLLSLVLTGCATTRPTTYMVDTKGPYLLDTGDIVRVSVYGDAELSKTYKVDDNGAVAFPLVGPVPVRGGTTEDAAQRLARALANGYMRNPDVAVEIDQYRPFYIQGEVKTAGQFPYVYGMTVRAAISTAGGYTETADRGRAVVYRRQGSEMVKGAVDLDFPIFPGDTIVVQERWF; encoded by the coding sequence ATGCGCTGGCTTGCCCTTATCACTGTCCTCCTGTCCCTGGTTCTGACCGGCTGCGCCACCACGCGGCCCACCACCTACATGGTGGACACCAAGGGGCCCTATCTACTCGACACCGGCGATATCGTGCGGGTCAGCGTCTATGGCGATGCTGAACTGAGCAAGACCTACAAGGTCGATGACAATGGCGCCGTGGCCTTCCCGCTGGTCGGGCCGGTGCCGGTTCGCGGCGGAACGACCGAGGACGCGGCACAGCGCCTGGCTCGGGCCCTTGCCAATGGCTATATGCGCAATCCCGATGTGGCCGTGGAAATCGACCAGTACCGTCCGTTCTACATCCAGGGCGAGGTCAAGACTGCAGGGCAGTTCCCCTATGTCTATGGCATGACAGTGCGCGCAGCGATCAGCACCGCTGGCGGCTATACCGAGACCGCCGATCGCGGACGTGCCGTCGTCTATCGCCGCCAGGGCAGCGAAATGGTCAAGGGCGCCGTCGACCTCGACTTCCCGATCTTCCCGGGCGACACGATCGTCGTGCAGGAACGCTGGTTCTAG
- a CDS encoding polysaccharide deacetylase family protein has product MSLKYAAIRASFELLWLTGMPALFRLLSRSRGVILTLHRVLPEEPADFSPNAILQVQPDFLDYCIERIRDLGIDIVSLDEALERLAEPRKGRSFVVLTFDDAYKDNLRHALPILRAHEAPFTLYVPTAFVDGVGQLWWQAIEDIIARQEAVAFTEDGETEYVDTRTLAQKREAFDRLYWRLRKLPEPDRLALLHEFTAAYGYDLDKQCRELIMDWQELRLFAGDPLCTIGAHTVNHYELAKLPAEQARSEMSQSVDVIEAQFGLRPQHFSYPLGGPLSCGPREFALAAELGFRTAVTTRPGGLYPSHLQKLTELPRVSLNGYFQKSRYVDVFASGGLFTQLGRFMG; this is encoded by the coding sequence ATGTCTCTGAAATATGCCGCCATCCGGGCGAGTTTCGAACTGCTCTGGCTGACGGGCATGCCAGCCCTGTTCCGGCTGCTCTCGCGTTCGCGCGGGGTTATCCTGACCCTGCATCGCGTCTTGCCCGAGGAGCCGGCCGACTTCTCGCCCAACGCCATCCTGCAGGTGCAGCCGGACTTCCTGGACTACTGCATCGAGCGCATCCGCGACCTCGGCATCGACATCGTCAGCCTGGACGAGGCCCTGGAGCGCCTGGCGGAACCCCGCAAGGGCCGCTCATTCGTCGTGCTGACCTTCGACGACGCCTACAAGGACAATCTGCGCCACGCCCTGCCGATCCTGCGTGCCCATGAGGCGCCATTCACCCTCTATGTTCCCACGGCCTTCGTGGACGGGGTCGGGCAGCTCTGGTGGCAGGCCATCGAGGATATCATCGCCCGCCAGGAAGCGGTGGCTTTCACGGAGGACGGGGAGACCGAATATGTCGATACCCGTACCCTGGCCCAGAAGCGCGAGGCCTTCGACCGGCTTTACTGGCGCCTGCGAAAACTGCCCGAACCTGACCGGCTGGCGCTGCTACACGAGTTCACTGCCGCCTATGGCTATGATCTCGACAAGCAATGCCGGGAGCTGATCATGGACTGGCAGGAATTGCGGCTGTTTGCCGGCGATCCGCTCTGCACCATCGGCGCCCACACGGTGAACCATTATGAGCTGGCCAAGCTCCCGGCGGAGCAGGCGCGATCCGAGATGAGCCAGTCCGTCGATGTCATTGAGGCCCAGTTCGGCCTGCGGCCGCAGCATTTTTCCTACCCCCTGGGTGGTCCGCTCTCCTGCGGGCCGCGGGAATTCGCCCTGGCGGCGGAACTGGGGTTTCGCACCGCGGTCACGACGCGGCCGGGCGGTCTCTATCCGAGCCACCTTCAGAAGCTGACCGAACTGCCGCGCGTCTCGCTCAACGGTTACTTCCAGAAATCGCGCTATGTCGATGTTTTTGCGAGCGGCGGGCTATTTACCCAACTCGGCCGGTTCATGGGCTGA